A single region of the Gossypium arboreum isolate Shixiya-1 chromosome 12, ASM2569848v2, whole genome shotgun sequence genome encodes:
- the LOC108477506 gene encoding pectinesterase PPME1-like, which translates to MVGAQAVALRVSGDRSAFYNCKIIGFQDTLCDDRGNHFFKDCHIRGTVDFIFGSGKSLYLNTEIFVEGDPGLTVITAQARESSSEDTGYSFVHGSISGTAKNAFLGRAWKSSPRVVYAYTEMGNVINPVGWSHNVQPERAKTVYYGEYKCTGQGANPKTREPFVKQLPDAEAQPFLVLDYVEATKWLLPPPTIPN; encoded by the exons ATGGTAGGAGCACAAGCGGTTGCTTTAAGAGTCTCTGGTGACAGGTCGGCTTTCTATAACTGCAAGATCATTGGCTTCCAGGACACTTTGTGCGATGATAGGGGCAACCATTTCTTTAAGGATTGCCATATTCGTGGCACTGTTGATTTCATTTTCGGAAGTGGGAAATCTCTGTATCTG AATACAGAAATATTCGTGGAAGGAGATCCGGGACTTACAGTAATTACAGCACAAGCGAGAGAGAGTTCATCAGAGGATACGGGTTATTCGTTCGTGCATGGTAGCATTTCTGGAACAGCGAAGAACGCATTTTTGGGTAGGGCTTGGAAGAGCAGTCCGAGAGTTGTGTATGCATATACTGAAATGGGAAACGTCATCAATCCTGTTGGATGGTCTCATAATGTCCAACCTGAACGAGCCAA AACTGTTTACTATGGAGAATACAAATGCACGGGGCAAGGAGCAAATCCTAAGACACGAGAGCCATTCGTCAAACAACTGCCAGATGCGGAGGCTCAACCATTTCTGGTTCTTGACTATGTTGAAGCTACCAAATGGTTGCTTCCTCCTCCAACCATACCTAATTAA
- the LOC128285521 gene encoding pectinesterase 2-like, whose amino-acid sequence MAGKRIKGSEVYVAAICVSILLFAPIIVSQPIPADKSQINAWFNGIIKSVKERGNTLDPELVEAETKPRIIKVMQGGGGEFDTITKAIESVPSGNTKRVIVSIGPGSYKEKIRIERNKPFITLLGDPKKMPNLTFDGTAKQFGTVDSATLITECSYFVGANLNILVS is encoded by the coding sequence atggcAGGAAAAAGAATCAAGGGCAGTGAAGTTTATGTTGCAGCAATATGTGTAAGTATTCTCCTCTTTGCTCCAATTATTGTGTCACAACCAATTCCGGCGGATAAATCCCAAATAAATGCTTGGTTTAATGGAATTATCAAGTCCGTAAAAGAAAGAGGTAACACCTTAGACCCTGAATTGGTTGAGGCTGAAACGAAACCTAGGATCATAAAGGTGATGCAGGGTGGGGGTGGAGAATTCGATACCATAACCAAAGCCATAGAGAGCGTTCCATCAGGGAACACCAAACGTGTGATTGTATCCATCGGACCTGGATCTTACAAAGAGAAAATCAGAATTGAAAGAAATAAGCCTTTCATTACATTGTTAGGAGATCCCAAAAAAATGCCAAATTTGACATTTGACGGCACTGCCAAGCAGTTTGGAACTGTAGATAGTGCCACTCTTATTACCGAGTGTAGTTACTTTGTGGGTGCTAATCTTAATATATTGGTAAGTTAA